One segment of Thamnophis elegans isolate rThaEle1 chromosome 16, rThaEle1.pri, whole genome shotgun sequence DNA contains the following:
- the CTXND1 gene encoding cortexin domain-containing 1 codes for MEGPTPEPPFVDVDKGLTLACFVFLCLFLIVMIIRCAKVIMDPYSAIPTSTWEEQHLDD; via the coding sequence ATGGAAGGACCAACTCCTGAACCTCCCTTTGTCGATGTGGATAAAGGACTAACCTTGGCGTGCTTTGTCTTCCTCTGCCTTTTCCTCATCGTCATGATTATCCGCTGTGCCAAAGTCATCATGGACCCTTACAGTGCCATCCCAACCTCCACGTGGGAGGAACAACACCTGGATGACTGA
- the FAH gene encoding fumarylacetoacetase, with translation MSFIKVGENSHFPIQNLPYGIFSTQDEPRHRIGVAIGDQVLDLSSVKHLFDGPVLSKQHHVFEQSTLNAFMALGWEAWTEARSWLQKILSDKEPTLRDNAELRKRAFISQASAIMHLPAEIGDYTDFYSSRQHATNVGVMFRGKENALMPNWLHLPVGYHGRASSVVISGTPIKRPVGQMCPNESKSPLVAASKRLDIELEMAFFVGPGNTLGVPIPIGEAHKHIFGMVLMNDWSARDIQKWEYVPLGPFLGKSFGTTISPWVVTMEALMPFALPNPIQDPKPLPYLFDDQPYTFDINLFVAIKGDGMSKPTNICRSNFKHMYWTMKQQLTHHTVNGCNLKPGDLLASGTISGPEPENFGSMLELSWNGTKSIDLGQGQSRTFLQDGDEVIMTGYCQGKGHRIGFGECSGKILPARTI, from the exons CCCAGACACAGGATTGGAGTAGCCATTGGTGATCAGGTGCTGGACCTCAGTTCTGTTAAACATCTGTTTGATGGACCTGTCCTTTCCAAGCAACACCATGTCTTTGAGCAG TCGACTCTCAATGCTTTCATGGCATTGGGCTGGGAAGCTTGGACGGAGGCCAGATCATGGCTGCAAAAGATTCTCTCTGACAAAGAGCCAACACTCAGAGATAACGCAGAGTTACGCAAAAG aGCATTTATATCTCAAGCGTCTGCAATCATGCATCTCCCAGCTGAAATTG GAGATTACACAGATTTCTACTCTTCTCGCCAACATGCAACCAACGTCGGGGTGATGTTTAGAGGGAAGGAGAATGCGCTAATGCCCAACTG GTTGCACCTGCCAGTTGGATACCACGGACGGGCTTCTTCTGTCGTCATCTCTGGGACCCCAATCAAAAGACCGGTGGGCCAAATGTGTCCTAATGAAA GTAAGAGCCCGCTTGTCGCTGCTTCTAAACGTTTGGACATTGAATTAGAAATG GCATTTTTTGTAGGACCTGGAAACACGCTGGGAGTGCCCATCCCCATTGGTGAAGCTCACAAACACATCTTTGGAATGGTACTCATGAACGACTGGAGCG CTCGTGACATTCAGAAGTGGGAATATGTCCCCCTGGGTCCATTCCTGGGCAAGAGTTTTGGCACCACTATCTCTCCATGGGTTGTCACTATGGAAGCTCTGATGCCCTTTGCATTGCCAAATCCTATCCAG GATCCCAAGCCCCTGCCTTACCTATTTGATGACCAGCCGTATACTTTTGACATAAATCTCTTCGTTGCTATAAAAG GAGATGGTATGAGCAAGCCGACAAATATTTGTAGGTCAAACTTTAAG CATATGTATTGGACCATGAAGCAACAGCTAACTCACCATACCGTTAACGGTTGCAACCTCAAACCTGGAGATCTTTTGGCCTCTGGAACTATTAGTGGGCCA GAACCTGAGAATTTTGGGTCCATGTTGGAACTGTCCTGGAATGGGACAAAAAGTATCGATCTCGGGCAAGGTCAGTCCCGAACATTTCTGCAGGATGGAGATGAGGTCATTATGACAG ggtATTGTCAGGGAAAAGGTCACAGGATTggttttggtgaatgttctggaaAAATCCTTCCTGCCAGAACGATCTAA